AGGTCCGAATCCTCGAGCGCCGATTCGAGCGTGGACAATACCGCTTCGAGAACCGCGTCCGGCTCCTGGGTCGCGTCGACGCGGACGAATCGATCGGGCTCGCGCTCGAGAAGTCGCTCGTAGTTATCGCGGACCGACTCGAGGTAGTCAGCGCGTTCGAACTTGTTCGTCGCGCCCGCGCGTTCGGCGGCCGTCTCGGGATCGACGTCGAGGTAGATCGTCAGGTCCGGCGGGATCGAGAACGGTTCGTGGACGTCGACGACGTACTCGAGCGGGTCGTCGACGGCGAGGCGGTCGGACGCCTCGAGGGTCGCCCCCTGATAGGCGAACCGGGAGTCGGAGTACCGATCGGAGATCACGAGGTCGTCCCGCTCGAGGGCGGGTTCGATCACCCGCGAGAGGTGGTCGGCGTGGTCGGCCGTGTAGAGGAACAGTTCCGCCAGGGAGTCGGCATCGTCGTCGCCGATCGAGCGGTAGACCGCGTCGCCGTACCAGGAGTCGTTCGTGGGCTCCCGCGTGAAGACCGCGTCCGGATAGCGCTCCTGTAGCGTCTCCCAGACCGTCGTCTTGCCGCTCCCGTCCAGTCCCTCGAGCGTGACCAGCATACGTCCACGTCGTCGGGTGGGCTATTACAATCCATCGAGACCGACCGCCAAACCACGGAGGCGATCAATTATTTATCGCTGCGGCGTCATCTTTCGGGCATGAAGATCCTCGTCGCCGGCGGTACCGGTTTCATCGGCACGCCCCTCTGTACGGAGCTCCACGAGCGGGGTCACGAGGTGACGGCGCTGTCTCGCGATCCCAGCAACGCCGATCTTCCCGCAGGCGTCGATCGGGTCGCGGGCGACATCAGTGCTTACGACTCGATCGCCGAGACGGTCGCGGGTCACGACGCCGTCGTCAACCTCGTCTCGCTCTCGCCGCTGTACCAGCCTCCCGACGAGGACGCCCACGAGCGGGTTCACCTCGGGGGCACGGCGAATCTCGTCCGGGCGGCCGAAGACGGCGGCGTCAATCGATTCCTCCAGATGAGCGGGCTCGGGGCCGATCCGGACGCCGACACCGAGTTCCTCCGCACCAAGGGTGCTGCCGAGGACGTCGTCACCGAGTCGCGGCTCGCGTGGACCATCGTCCGTCCCTCCGTCGTGTTCGGTGACGACGCCGAGTTCCTCGAGTTCACGAAACAGTTGACGACGCCGTACGTGACGGGGCTTCCCGGCGGCGGAAAGACGCGGTTCCAGCCGATCTGGGTCGGCGATCTGGTTCCGATGCTCGCCGATGTCCTTGACGACGATACCCACGTCGGCGAGACCTACGAGATCGCCGGTCCCCAGATCGTCACGCTCGCGGACGCGACCGAACTGTCCTACGCGGCTGAGGGGAAATCCGTCTCCATCGTCTCGATCCCCATGTCGCTGGCGAAATTCGGACTCTCCGCGATCGATCCCGTCCCGTTCCTCCCGTTCGGCGCGGATCAGGCCCGGTCGCTCGAGATAAACAACACCGTCGTCACCAACGACGTCTCCGCGTTCGGCGTCTCCGAGGACGAACTGACAACGCTCGGGTCGTATCTCGGCGTCGACGCGGCCGGCCGACGGCAGGCGTCCCGACCGTCGCCGTGATCCGCGCCCGAGCCGAGATCGCCGTCCGGCGATTGCCCCCCTGATTTACGGCTGGACCAGTCGGCCCAAACATTTAATATAAAACACAGTCGCTTCATCGCTCACGATGCGTTTCTCTCGTGAAAACTCGCAGTCGAGACCGACGCCTGCTTGCGATTTTCGCGAACCCCGAAGAAGAAGAGAAATTCAGCTCAACAAAAGACTTATGTCCTTAATCACTCTGTACCAATTCAACGGAGCCCCCTGACAAACTATGAAGCTGGCGATGATCGGATTCGGACAGGCTGGTGGCAAGATCGTCGATCGATTCCTCGATTACGACGATCGGACGGGTAGCGGAATCGTCCGCGCGGCGATTGCCGTTAACTCCGCGAAAGCGGACCTCATGGGCCTGAAGAATATACCACAGGAGAATCGAGTACTCATCGGCCAGGCCCGGGTAAAGGGCCACGGCGTGGGTGCAGACAACGAGCTCGGCGCGGAAGTCGCCGAGGAAGACATCGACGAGGTGCAAAACGCCATCGACGCGATTCCGACCCACGAGGTCGACGCGTTTCTGGTTGTCGCCGGGATGGGCGGCGGAACCGGATCCGGCGGCGCCCCGGTGCTCGCGAAACATCTCAAGCGAATCTACACGATCCCCGTCTACGGACTCGGCGTCCTGCCGGGTACGGACGAAGGCGGCATCTACACGCTCAACGCGGCCCGTTCGTTCCAGACGTTCGTCCGCGAGGTGGACAACCTCATGGTCTTCGACAATGACTCGTGGCGACAGACGGGCGAGTCCGTCGAAGGCGGCTACGAGCAGATCAACGAGGAGATTGTCCGGCGATTCGGCATCCTCTTCGGCGCCGGCGAGGTCGGCGACGGCCAGGAGGTGGCCGAATCCGTGGTCGACTCCTCCGAGATCATTAACACGCTCTCGGGCGGGGGCGTCTCCACGGTCGGCTTCGCCAGCGAAGAAGTCGACCTGAACACCGGCGGAGGCCTGCTCTCCCGGTTTACCGGCGACGGCGGCGGCGACGACAATCTCGACGCCGCGAACACGACCAACCGCATCACGAGCCTCGTCCGCAAGGCCGCACTCGGACGGCTGACGCTGCCCTGCGAGATCGAAGGCACCGAGCGAGCGCTGCTCGTACTCGCCGGCCCCTCGGAGTATCTCAACCGGAAAGGCATTGAACGCGGGCGGAAGTGGCTCGAAGAGGAAACCGGCAGCATGGAAGTCCGCGGCGGCGACTACCCCCGCGAGGAGCCGGAGGTCGCCGCGGCGATCCTGCTCTCGGGCGTGACGAACGTTCCCCGGATCAAGCGCCTCCAGCAGGTCGCCATCGAGGCCCAGGACAACATCGACGACATCCAGCAGGAAAGCGAGGAGAACTTAGAGGAACTCGTCGAGGACGACGAGGACGAACTCGAGCCGCTGTTCTAGGCTCGCTTTTCTTTCGACACTCGACGGCGCCAGCGATCGCACTCGTGTCGGGGGGCACGACGGGGGACACTGGCCCCGTCGGCGCGCTCGACCCGAGCCGGACTCGAGCCCGAGTTCGACGTGCTTTTGCCTCCGTCCGGCCTAGCGACCGTCGATGCAGGTCGTCGTCCCGTTCGCCGCGACGGAGCCGAAGACCCGGCTCGCCGACGTCCTCACGCCCCCGGAGCGGTCGGCGTTCGCGCGCGCCATGCTCGCGGACGTTCTGACCGCGGTCGTCGAGGCGGGCCACGAGCCGATGGTCCTCGCGACGGCGCCGCTCGACCCCGCGACGCTCGACCTCGAGGCCGACGTCCGGGACGCGGTTGCGGTCGCGGTCGACGAACGGCCGCTCACCGAAGCGGTCAACGCGCGGCTGCCCGAGCGCGGTGACGATGACCCCGTGGCCGTCGTCATGGCCGATCTCGCGCTGACGACCGCCGTCGCGCTCGAGGCGCTGTTCGCCGTCGCGGCCGACGTCGCGGTCGTCCCGGGTCGGGGCGCCGGGACGAACGCGCTCGTCGTCGACCACCCCGAGTTTCGCGTCGACTACCACGGCGCGTCCTACCTCGATCACCGCGAGATCGCCCGCGACGTCGGGGCGACCCTCGAGACGGTCGATTCGTTCCGGCTGGGGACCGACGTCGACGAGCCCGCGGACCTCGTCGAGGTGCTCGTCCACGGGACCGAGACCGACCGCGCGCCCGCCCGGCTCCGCGAGTTCGGGTTCGAACTCGAGCGAACCGACGGCCGCGTGACCGTCGCACGACTCGAAGAATCCTGTCCAGAGTAACGCAGTCGACGGACGGCGTTGCTACTCGGTGACGGATAACACTCGAAAATAGACGACCGAGACGGCCGTCACTCGGTCGTCGGCTCGGTTTCGGGACGGAACCGCGCACGGATCCGATCCGAGTACGCGCTGAGGCCGAGCCCCGAGATAAACGTCAGGAGGCTGGGAACGAGGATCCACAGGAGGTCGGGATGTTCTGTACCGGTGTGAAGTGCGATATCGAGCATACGGATCTCCCTTTGCTGGACCACTGACGTAATACAATCGATTGCCGCCCTTCTCGCCGCCTGCAACTGCGATCGGTCGACGCCTCTACCCTCGCCGGCTCGGTGAGCCGTCCGGAAGTGAAGAGCTTATGTATCGAGCGCCGGGATTCGGAGGTAATGTTCCCCGGGGCGAGCGAGTACGGCGTCGACATCGCGGTCGACGACGCGGCGGTCGAGGACCTCCTCGAGGTCACGCCCGCCGACGTCGACGCGCCGCCCGCGCTGACCTTCTCGCGAAACGTCTTCGTGCCGCTGACGACGGCCTGCCGCTACACCTGTACCTACTGCACGTACTTCGATCCACCCGGACAGGCCTCGCTGCTCTCGCTCGAGGAGGTCCGCGAGATCTGCCAGCGGGGGGCCGACGCGGGCTGTACCGAGGCGCTGTTCACCTTCGGCGACGACCCCGACGACCGCTACACCGAGATCCACGCGCAACTCGAGGAGTGGGGCCACGACTCGATTCACGGCTACCTGCGCGAGGCCTGCGAGGTCGCCCTCGAGGAGGGGCTGCTTCCCCACGCCAATCCGGGCGATCAGACCCGCGAGCAGATGGCCGAAGTGGCGGACGTCAACGCCAGCATGGGTGTGATGCTCGAGACGACCACCGAGGTTCAGGCCCACGGCGGCCCGCGCAGCAAGGAACCGGGCCAGCGCCTGCGAACGATCGAGAACGCCGGGAAACTCGACGTCGCCTTCACGACCGGCATCCTCGTGGGGATCGGCGAATCGTGGCGCGACCGAGCCGAGAGCCTGCTCGCGATCCGCGAACTGCACGAGCGCTACGACCACATCCAGGAAGTGATCGTCCAGCCCGTCGTCGACAACGAGCGCTGGTCGGAGGGCTCGCCCGACCTCGCGACGATGCGCCACGTGACGGCGATGGCTCGCGTCGCCCTCCCCGAGGAGATCTCGGTTCAGGTGCCGCCGAACCTCGCGCCCGCAAAGGAACTGATCGACTGCGGCGTCGACGATCTGGGCGGGGTCTCGCCCGTGACGGACGACCACATCAACCCCGAGTACGAGTGGCCCGCCCTACGCGAACTCGAGGAGATCGCCGACTCGGCGGAGCTGCCGCTGGGGGAGCGACTCCCGGTCTACGAGCGGTTCCTGCCCGAGGAGCTTCGAACCGACGAGTTCGACGGCGTCGCCGCCGACGGGACCGCGGGCGCCGCGGGCGACCGCGATCCGAACGCCGATCGCGAGTGGATCTCGCCGACGATCCGCGACGCCCTCGCGGCCGACGACGAGGCCGGACGGCGGTATCGGGCGGTGCTCAAGTCGGCCGTCGGCCGCTGATTGTCGCCGCGGCGAACGCCGCGCCGACGCTCGAGAGCGATTCGACGCCGAATCCCGGTTACGAACAGGAGAAGCCGCCGTCGACGACCAGCGCCTGGCCGGTGATCCAGTCGGCCTCGTCGCTCGCCAGGAACAGCATCGCGTTGGCGATGTCCTCGGGTCTCCCGAGGCGCTTGAGCGGATAGTAGCGAGCCATCTCTTCCTTGGCGGTCTCCCACTCAGCCTCAGTGCGGTTCTTCCGGGGCATCGCCGTATCCGTCACGCCCGGACAGACCGCGTTCGCCCGGACGCCGGCCGGGCCGACCTCCGCCGCGACCGTCCGCGTGAAGTTGACGACCGCGCCCTTCGACAGCGAGTAGGCGCCGAGTTCCGGCGCGCCGATGACGCCCGCCAGCGACGCGGTGTTGACGATCGCGCCCGACCCCTGCTCCTTGAAGTGCGGAATCGCGGCGTGACAGCCGTTCCAGACGCCCTTGACGTTGACGTCGATGACCCGATCGCGCTCGCTCTCGTCGATCTCCTCGATCTTCGTGCGCTGGTGGCTCACGCCCGCGTTGTTGACCACGATATCGAGGCCGAACTCCTCGACCGCCTCGTCGACGGTCGCGTGGACCGCGTCCGCGTCGCGGACGTCTAGTTCGACGGCGGCTCCGTCCTGGCCTGCTTCTTCCACTTGATCAACTGTCTCCTCGGCGCTCTCGAGGTCGATATCGGCGGCGACGATCGTCGCTCCCTCCTCGGCGAACCGCGTCGCCGCTTCGCGGCCGAGGCCGGATCCCGCGCCCGTGATAAATGCCGTCTTGTTATCGAGTCGCATACGGGCGCCACACCGAGACGGAAAATAAGTGCTGTGCCGCGCGCAGTCGGCGGTCGAGTCGTCGACTCAGTCGTCGGCCGGTAGCGCCCGCTCGGCGCGTTCGTCCGCGGTGAGCAGTGGCGTGCCGTCGGCCTTCGGCCCGAGTTGCGGACCGAACGGCGGGTCCTCGGGGTCGATGACCCGTCGCGTCTCGTAATCGGTCGATCGCTCGACCGGGACGCGGCCGATCGAGGTGATCATCTCGACGTAGTCCTCGAACGAGCGGAACTCGCCGTGCTCGCCGCCGGCGCGGGTCGTGATCTCCTCGGAGAGGATCGTTCCCATGTAGTCGTCGGCGCCGCAGGAGAGCATCTTCAGCCCCTGTTCGTCGCCGTACTTGACCCACGAGGACTGGACGTGGTCGACGTTGTCGAGGAAGAGCCGCGAGACGGCGATCATCAGTTCGTCCTCGTCGATGCTCGCGCCGCTCGAGACCACGTCGTGTTCGAACAGCGGCGTGTTCTGGTGGATAAAGGAGAGGGGGACGAACTCGGTGATGTTCCCCGTCCGGTCCTGCAGATCGCGGATCCGTTTCAGGTGCAGGGCGCGGTGGGCTTCGTTCTCGACGTGGCCGTACATGATCGTCGCCGTCATTCCGAGGCCGACGTTGGCGGCGGCCTCCATCGCCTCGAGCCACTCCTCGGTGCCGATCTTGCCGGGACAGATGACGTCGCGAACCTCCTCGACGAGAATCTCGGCGGCCGTCCCGGGAACGGTGTCGAGGCCGGCGTCTTTCAGCCGTCGGAAGACCTCCTCGTAGGACCAGTCGGTCCCGCGGCGGGCGTGGTAGGCCTCTTCGGGGGTCATCGAGTGGACGTGGACGCCGTCGACGCTCATCGCCGCGATCTGGTCGGTGTAGGTGCCGGGGCTCGTGTCGTAGCGTTCGGGCGGCTTGTAGTTGATCTCCTTGGGCTCGGGGTGGGCCTCGAGGATCTCGCGGTGTTCCGCGTCGAGCGCGAATGCGGGGTGGAGACCGGAGACCGAAGTGACCTCGTAGATGCCTCGATCGACGGCGTCGGCGACGATTTCACGGGACTCGTCGGGCGTCTTCGTGAAGCCGGCGGTCTCGACCTCGGCGTCGCTCTCGAAGGTGTGGGCGGCGTCCTTGAAGTTACAGAACAGACAGCCCACGTTGCAGGCGGTCGTGACGTTGTTGTTCAGGTTGGCGACGAAGGTAACCTCCTCGCCGACGACCTCGGCGCGCCGGCGGTCGGCGGCCTCGAGGACTCGCTCCTTGCGCCGCTGGTCGATGCCCTCGCTGTCGGTGCCAGTCGTGAACAGCTCGATGGCGTCGTCGACGGTGAGCCGGTCGCCGTCGCGGGCTTTTTCGAGTGCGTTCTCGAAGGACTGGTCGGTCTGGGGGACGTGGTCGAACGTGAGGTCGGCCTCGGTCACCGGTCGCTCCATCGGCGTATGAATGCCGGTACAGTGAGAAAAACATGATGGATTCGCGAATCGGTGGGAATTCGAACCGGCGCTCGCGTCGTTTCGCTACCACCGGGAGTCGAGTCGATCGTCATCGGCTGCCGCGAGCCGGGTACTCACGTCGTTTCGTTCAGCGTCGAGCCGGAAGCCATTCCGTCCTGACTCTGTGTCCTTCGATATCGCCGCTTCGTCGACCCCCAATCCGTCGAACGCAGGTCGCGTTCTTATCGGCGGCGACCGCGAAGGGCGCCCATGAGCTCACGGACACCGACGGAGTGCGTCGAACTCGCCCTCGACGACGGCGCCGACGAGGAGCGCCGCGCCGGTGCGATTCGCGAACTGAAAACGGCGAACGAGTGCGACGAACTCGCGGCGCTCGCCCGCACGGAGCGCATCGCCGATCGGTACCGGCGACAGGCGCTCGAGGCGCTGGCGACGTCCCAGTGCGATTCGGCCCTTCGCGGCCTCGTCGAGGAGGAGGGCCTCGAGGAACCGCTCCAGCAGACGGCAACAGAGTTGCTCGCGACCGTCGACGGTGACTGAGCGGACCCTCGACTCCCGCTCCGGACGCCGGTTTGAAACCGCAGCGTCATCGACCGCGGATCTCCTGCCCGATACTGAAACCTTCTTAGGGGCCGACCACGGCAACTGGGATATGAACTGCGGCGGCGGACACGTCCTGAGGTGTCGCGTATGACTACTCTCACAGCGAAGCTGTTCGAACGTCACGCTCGCCACCATCGGAGGTGTCTCACGTGACGAGCGTCAAGGAGTTCCGGATCGAGGAGGAAGCGACCGACGAGGAACTCGGCGCGGGGTCGTTTGTCTTCACCGACGCCTACTCCGTCTTCGACTGGGGCCAGATGCCCGATCGCATCCCCGACAAGGGCGCCAGCCTCTGTACGATGGGCGCCTTTAACTTCGAACTGCTCGAGTCAGAGGGCGTTCCGACCCACTACCGCGGAGTCGTCGAATCGGGCGAGGTCGTCCCGCTCGAGGAGACCTCGAGCCCACCCTGGGAGATGGCCATCGACCTCACGCAGGTCCCCGATCTCCCCCACGAGGGCCGGAGCTACGACTACGACAGCTACCACGACGCCGCGGGATCGAACTACCTCGTCCCGCTTGAGATCGTTTTCCGGAACCGCGTCCCCGTCGGCTCGAGCCTGCGCCGCCGGACCGAGCCCGCGGACCACGGCCTCGCGTTCGACGAGTGGCCAGACGAGGCCGTCGACCTCGAGGAGCCGATCGTCGAGTTCACGACGAAGTACGAGGAGAGCGACCGCCAACTCGACCGCGCCGAGGCCGACGAGATCGCCGGCCGGGCCGATATCGAGGAGCTCGAGTCCCTCGCCCGCGAGGTCAACCGGATCGTCACCGAGCAGGCTGAATCGGCCGGACTGACCCACGAGGACGGCAAGATCGAGTGTCTCTACTACGACGGCGAGATCCGCGTGGGCGACGTCGTCGGCACGTTCGACGAGAACCGCTTCAGCTACGAGGGTACCCAGCTCTCGAAGGAGGTCCTCCGGCAGTACCACAAGCGTACCCAGCCCGACTGGGTCGAGGCCGTCGACGCCGCCAAGGCCGAGGCCAAACGGACCGACGTCGCCGACTGGAAGTCCCTGTGCGACGAGGAGCCCGAACCGCTCGACGACGGCGTCATCGAGACCGCCCGCGACCTCTACTGCGCCGGCGCGAACGCGTACACCGGTCGGGAACTGTTCGACGCGCCGCCGCTCTCGAGCGCGATCGGCGCGGTCAGGCGGCTCTGAGTCGTCGTCGTTCGGCGGCCGTCGATTCGATTGCGACTCGGTACTCTCTCGACTACGTCCCTCGATATCGTTTCACATTCGCCGGACGACAGAGCAACCCTCATATGCCGGGACGAGTAACCTCCGATTGTCCGTCAATGAGCCTCGCTACCAGCGGTATCGTCGCAAGTATCGTCCCGTCCGGACTGACCGGTAGTATCGCGACCGTCGCGACCGGGATGCTAGCCGTCTTCGTGCTCGCGATCGTCGCCTTCGCCGTCGCATCGATCGTCTCCTCGTCGTGGACCGGCCAGTCGACCGCGACGTCGTCGACGCCCGCCGCCAGCGGCGCCGAACCCGGCGACGACTGATTTTCCAGCCGTCACCCGTTCTGTTTCTTCGACTCGAGTCGGATCCCTCGTCCGCCAGCCGTTCGCAATTCTCGAGCGGACGCGGCGGAAGCGGCTTTGTCGGTTCGCGTCCATCGTCGAACCATGGAGATCACGGTGTACGGTCCGGTGCGGAGCGCGACCGGCGCGAAGACGGTTTCGCTCGAGTTCGACGGCGGGACCGTCGCCGACGCCGTCGCGGCGTTCGTCGACGCCTACCCGCGGGCGGAACCGCACCTCTACACTGACGGCGACGAACTGCGCTCGAGCGTCAGGGTGACGGTCGACGGCGAGCGTGCTACGATGGAGGATCGGGTTCCGACGGACGCGTCGCTGACGCTGATGCCCGCGGTACAGGGCGGTTCTCGGTAGTCAATCGCGCAGGTTCGATAGAGCCCGGCCGCCTCGTGTGCTTGACTACCGTGAGCGG
Above is a genomic segment from Haloterrigena salifodinae containing:
- the tmk gene encoding dTMP kinase, with the translated sequence MLVTLEGLDGSGKTTVWETLQERYPDAVFTREPTNDSWYGDAVYRSIGDDDADSLAELFLYTADHADHLSRVIEPALERDDLVISDRYSDSRFAYQGATLEASDRLAVDDPLEYVVDVHEPFSIPPDLTIYLDVDPETAAERAGATNKFERADYLESVRDNYERLLEREPDRFVRVDATQEPDAVLEAVLSTLESALEDSDLESL
- a CDS encoding complex I NDUFA9 subunit family protein, with the translated sequence MKILVAGGTGFIGTPLCTELHERGHEVTALSRDPSNADLPAGVDRVAGDISAYDSIAETVAGHDAVVNLVSLSPLYQPPDEDAHERVHLGGTANLVRAAEDGGVNRFLQMSGLGADPDADTEFLRTKGAAEDVVTESRLAWTIVRPSVVFGDDAEFLEFTKQLTTPYVTGLPGGGKTRFQPIWVGDLVPMLADVLDDDTHVGETYEIAGPQIVTLADATELSYAAEGKSVSIVSIPMSLAKFGLSAIDPVPFLPFGADQARSLEINNTVVTNDVSAFGVSEDELTTLGSYLGVDAAGRRQASRPSP
- a CDS encoding tubulin/FtsZ family protein translates to MKLAMIGFGQAGGKIVDRFLDYDDRTGSGIVRAAIAVNSAKADLMGLKNIPQENRVLIGQARVKGHGVGADNELGAEVAEEDIDEVQNAIDAIPTHEVDAFLVVAGMGGGTGSGGAPVLAKHLKRIYTIPVYGLGVLPGTDEGGIYTLNAARSFQTFVREVDNLMVFDNDSWRQTGESVEGGYEQINEEIVRRFGILFGAGEVGDGQEVAESVVDSSEIINTLSGGGVSTVGFASEEVDLNTGGGLLSRFTGDGGGDDNLDAANTTNRITSLVRKAALGRLTLPCEIEGTERALLVLAGPSEYLNRKGIERGRKWLEEETGSMEVRGGDYPREEPEVAAAILLSGVTNVPRIKRLQQVAIEAQDNIDDIQQESEENLEELVEDDEDELEPLF
- the cofC gene encoding 2-phospho-L-lactate guanylyltransferase, with amino-acid sequence MQVVVPFAATEPKTRLADVLTPPERSAFARAMLADVLTAVVEAGHEPMVLATAPLDPATLDLEADVRDAVAVAVDERPLTEAVNARLPERGDDDPVAVVMADLALTTAVALEALFAVAADVAVVPGRGAGTNALVVDHPEFRVDYHGASYLDHREIARDVGATLETVDSFRLGTDVDEPADLVEVLVHGTETDRAPARLREFGFELERTDGRVTVARLEESCPE
- the cofG gene encoding 7,8-didemethyl-8-hydroxy-5-deazariboflavin synthase subunit CofG, producing the protein MFPGASEYGVDIAVDDAAVEDLLEVTPADVDAPPALTFSRNVFVPLTTACRYTCTYCTYFDPPGQASLLSLEEVREICQRGADAGCTEALFTFGDDPDDRYTEIHAQLEEWGHDSIHGYLREACEVALEEGLLPHANPGDQTREQMAEVADVNASMGVMLETTTEVQAHGGPRSKEPGQRLRTIENAGKLDVAFTTGILVGIGESWRDRAESLLAIRELHERYDHIQEVIVQPVVDNERWSEGSPDLATMRHVTAMARVALPEEISVQVPPNLAPAKELIDCGVDDLGGVSPVTDDHINPEYEWPALRELEEIADSAELPLGERLPVYERFLPEELRTDEFDGVAADGTAGAAGDRDPNADREWISPTIRDALAADDEAGRRYRAVLKSAVGR
- a CDS encoding SDR family NAD(P)-dependent oxidoreductase, whose protein sequence is MRLDNKTAFITGAGSGLGREAATRFAEEGATIVAADIDLESAEETVDQVEEAGQDGAAVELDVRDADAVHATVDEAVEEFGLDIVVNNAGVSHQRTKIEEIDESERDRVIDVNVKGVWNGCHAAIPHFKEQGSGAIVNTASLAGVIGAPELGAYSLSKGAVVNFTRTVAAEVGPAGVRANAVCPGVTDTAMPRKNRTEAEWETAKEEMARYYPLKRLGRPEDIANAMLFLASDEADWITGQALVVDGGFSCS
- the cofH gene encoding 7,8-didemethyl-8-hydroxy-5-deazariboflavin synthase subunit CofH, translating into MERPVTEADLTFDHVPQTDQSFENALEKARDGDRLTVDDAIELFTTGTDSEGIDQRRKERVLEAADRRRAEVVGEEVTFVANLNNNVTTACNVGCLFCNFKDAAHTFESDAEVETAGFTKTPDESREIVADAVDRGIYEVTSVSGLHPAFALDAEHREILEAHPEPKEINYKPPERYDTSPGTYTDQIAAMSVDGVHVHSMTPEEAYHARRGTDWSYEEVFRRLKDAGLDTVPGTAAEILVEEVRDVICPGKIGTEEWLEAMEAAANVGLGMTATIMYGHVENEAHRALHLKRIRDLQDRTGNITEFVPLSFIHQNTPLFEHDVVSSGASIDEDELMIAVSRLFLDNVDHVQSSWVKYGDEQGLKMLSCGADDYMGTILSEEITTRAGGEHGEFRSFEDYVEMITSIGRVPVERSTDYETRRVIDPEDPPFGPQLGPKADGTPLLTADERAERALPADD
- a CDS encoding phosphoribosylaminoimidazolesuccinocarboxamide synthase, yielding MTSVKEFRIEEEATDEELGAGSFVFTDAYSVFDWGQMPDRIPDKGASLCTMGAFNFELLESEGVPTHYRGVVESGEVVPLEETSSPPWEMAIDLTQVPDLPHEGRSYDYDSYHDAAGSNYLVPLEIVFRNRVPVGSSLRRRTEPADHGLAFDEWPDEAVDLEEPIVEFTTKYEESDRQLDRAEADEIAGRADIEELESLAREVNRIVTEQAESAGLTHEDGKIECLYYDGEIRVGDVVGTFDENRFSYEGTQLSKEVLRQYHKRTQPDWVEAVDAAKAEAKRTDVADWKSLCDEEPEPLDDGVIETARDLYCAGANAYTGRELFDAPPLSSAIGAVRRL
- a CDS encoding MoaD/ThiS family protein, whose protein sequence is MEITVYGPVRSATGAKTVSLEFDGGTVADAVAAFVDAYPRAEPHLYTDGDELRSSVRVTVDGERATMEDRVPTDASLTLMPAVQGGSR